The Cryptococcus neoformans var. grubii H99 chromosome 8, complete sequence DNA window TCATCACCTTGTTTGATATCATTATACATGGATTGATCCCCTCAATAACGAACCCCTGTACGTGATTAGTCGCTGATTTACCAGTAGAATCTATGAGTAGGACACTCGTATCCTCCAGGGTTGTTATCCACTATAAAATTGATGCATCAGTTAGTTGACTCATGATCGAAAAGCATATATTTCAACACACAGTAGTTTTGGTGGTAATCCTCCGCCTGGTAGAAAGTACCAGCCTTGGCAATTTGAGTAACAATGGGCCTTCCCTTAAGACTAGATAGGAGCCGTCAGCGATCACCAATCAGCAGCCAGGCCGACAAAATGAGCACTTACTACTTTTCTTGAACCTCCGCAGTCACCTTCTTAGCAGTCTCCTCTTGCTCCGGTGTTGTGTAAAAGATAGCGCTTCGATACTCTGCAGATAATGTCAGCACAGAGCACATACAAATAACGATCGTACGTACGAGTACCGGTGTCGGGACCTTGCCTGTCAACGGTGGTAGGGTCGTGCGTTCGGTAGAAGAATTCCACGAGCTCAGCATAGGCAACAGATCCGGCTTGGTAAGTCACTTTGACAGCTTCGGCATGACCGGTAGCTCCTGTACATACTTGTCTGTATGCTATAACATCGTCAGTTGCCAAACGCAGGCACGGACGCAGGAAAGGCATGCACTTACAGGGGCTTTCGGCGTGACCACCAATGTAACCTGAAATAGCAGAGAATTGGGGAAGGTTCCCATAGTGCTTGGTGAAGAGGTGTTCAGTACCCCACTGAATTCGCCATGGCCTTATTAGTTTTTCTCCCAAAGCGTCCTCTGACAAGCGGGGCTTACGAAGCATCCAGAGGCGAAGATAGCATGTTCGACTGCGAGGCATTCGTTGGTTCTTATACTTGGCGCAACGCTATAATACACTCACCGCCTTCACCAGACTTGAGACCTTCCTTCGCCTTGATAGCAGTCGGCACAGTGGGGGCAGGAGGGGTTTTGAAATTGACCATGTTGGAGTTGTTGAGCGTTCGCGGAGCAGTCGAGAAAGAGGCCAAAAAGTTCCGGAACGGAAGCATGTACTGTGGGAGCACAAGTGATATAATGAGAATAAAGACAGCGAAAGAGATGACCTTTGGGCGTGAAATGATGACGAGACGTAGAGATACAAATGCAGCAAAAATAGATAGCACTTCGGCGGCAACGAGTGGATTTAACGTCTCACCAAATTGCGATATTTTGTGTGGCCATCACCCGTCGTCGCAGAAGGCCGATGGTGCTGGCATGCATACATCCACGTACTGCTTACTTCTCTTTCGACTTTTTATTTTCCTGTCCCATTGTGACATCTGATAGCACCAGCTACAGCAATCCTCCAAAGCTACCCTACTCGGTGTCCGATTCGTAATTCGGGTAAATAGGTCTAGAAGGCTGCCTTTCCAAAATTGATGCTGagcccctcctcctcctttccttttgtCGCGCGTTCCACCCACCCTCTACCACTGACTTATGGATGTCATCTTCTGTCTTTATGGATGGCGCGACGGTGATCCTAGTGTACTCCACGTACCCATCGTATCGCTGTATTGGATGTTACCACGCATTAGCGACTTTTTAAGACACTCAAGCTTTAAATCACccgaaaaggaagaggcacTCACGGTGGACTTGACGGTCTCGTGATCGATTATCTCATGACTTATCCAGTGGGGTTGTATGTAAACGTTATTCGACCTAAAGTAAGGAGTATCGGAGAAGAATGACGCCCCACCTGAATGGATTTTGTTGTCGATCACAGCTTGGGCTGCCCCCGCCTGGTTGTCACTGATGGGAGTGGTGCTATCGCTCCTCAAATACTCCCCAATATCTGAAACAAGAGGAATTCCGTCCAACGTCCTAACTTGGGGAACGTCGGCGGTGGTAACAAGTGGTATAGCACTAATAGCAGATCCATCAATGGCGGGTGTGGCGATGGTAGAATTGTATccgtcgtcgtcggcgATGATTGTGCTATTTGTAGTGCGAGGGATGGGAAGCTCTATGGCAGAAGGATGGACAGGGGATTGCTCTTCTTGGTCCGCCATGGCGTGGTAGAGAGGCTCTAGTGTCAATGTACAGCCAATCATGTCATCTAAAATAGACTGAGAAAGTATTGATTCAGGACTGCTGCTTCTAGTGCTCGGCCTTGACGAAACGGAACTGTCCAGTATGGGTTTGGCAGCAGAGCTTGAATGGCCTTGCATGGGCATTGAAGACATACCTGCTGCAGTATCTGACTTAAACGCCAATTTGTCCATCTTCAGCCTTTTTTGATTGCTTGCGGGGATTTTATCTTTAACAACAGCCATCTCTCCAGCTATGCTGCTGCTATTTCGCATAAACTGGGAGACTGGTACGACATAGTTTACCATTTGTTCCTCTTCTACGGTAAAGTCAGAATGATCCGCAATATCTTGcgtcttttccttttcctcttctctttgtcTTAACAACTTCATCAAAGAGCCGGCGGAATTTGGTACGGGGAGTGTAAATCCGTTGTCTGTGAAGAGATCATTCAAGCTCCTTCTAGACTGTCGTAAATTTTTCATTCTGGATTTATAGGTACTTTGAATTAGTTTTTGCTCCTCTCTCAACGTATCTTGCAACTCTTCGCTAGGAGCTGTCATTGTCAAAGTGTAAAGGATAATGTCGCGCCCCTCATTCAGTTCCATCTCACTGACAGCTTGAGCAGTTTCGATCCATCTTTCAGCTGTCTGCTGCGAGGTCAACCCGAGGTCGCGAAGCTGACCCCTGATATATTCAACCTGTTCTTTCTGAACGGACCTTACTTCTGCATCATGCTTATCCCAAATATCAGTCACAACGTGGTCGAAATATTCCTCCGCCTGCCCCAAAAGCCATTCTTGATTCTCGAGCCGTATGATTTTGTTGATTCTGTCAACATCGACTTTGCCTTCCATTcccaaagaaaaaatggaGGATTCGAATTTTTGGCTGGCATCTCTCATGGCTTCGTTCCATTGTTTTCCCATTGCGTTGAGCTCAGCTGCAAGGTTTCGACTGAGATGGCTTATAGGACCTGTATTGATGTGAAGAGCACCTGTGTGGATACTACATCCATCATATGGTCTCCAATCGCCTTCAGGCATGGGCGCATTGAGCCACGGTATAGATTCGAATGTGGGCCAATCGGGAACTGTGAACGAATCAGAGTACATTGAGAGTCGGGCTTGTGGCTGAATTTTCAGGTCTGCATCTTCACTGATAGAAGTCAAGATGCCAAGACTCCAAACTGAACATTTTCCTTTAGGCATACCGGTAGTTCCATCAATACTTTCAGGAAGGGGTTCACTGATTGTCCCATACGTCACCCGATCAATCTGATCGAGCTTCCCTAACTCCTTCACCTTGCTCCATGGGGTGCGCGGATCCATGCTTGAAGCTCCTGAACGTAGCGCATCCACGACCATAGAGCTGCATCTGAGGAAGGTCTCTCTTTGAATATGGGCATTGCGCCAGGCACTAAGCATCCGTTGGTTGAAACTGTCGTGGTTATCGGATGGTTCTCTGACTTTTGAAGCAAGGGCATCGTAAAAGTCATTGACGGAGCTTTGCAAGACCAGTGACGCGTTGACACTGTTGAGCCAATTCTTCTCTACAGGATCTGACAATGTTTCCATAAGGGGTTTGGCGCTTCGAAGTGAATTGTGGATGGCGTTCTGAACTTGATCATAAACCTGGTCAGACATCTTGTTAAGTGGATCCAGGGCTGTCTGAGTGTTTTGGAAGTCTATAAATGCTTTACGGTAAGGTTCAAAGTGAGATAGCTTGCTGAGCGAGTCAGGAAGGTTCGAGTCCTTTTGCAGTTCTAAGGCCTCTTGACGCAGCTTGGTCTCATACTCATACATCTTGGCACTGCAATgttccatcttccttcggGCCTTGCGCCCGGTCTCTATGATGGTCTTCCAATGAATAGCAGGCTGAAATAAACTGTCaatgtcatcatcattccaCGATGGCTCGAACTGTGATGTGTCAATTTTGCGCGCGGCCTTAGTTTGAGATGCATTCGTCGACTCGATGCTCTTGGCCTCTTCTTGAGTTTTTTGAATAAGCGAGTCCACCTTTTGTAGGACGCTTCTCTTTGATGAGCGGGCCATGTTGTGGCGCGGTGCCACCAGC harbors:
- a CDS encoding peptide-methionine (S)-S-oxide reductase, coding for MLPFRNFLASFSTAPRTLNNSNMVNFKTPPAPTVPTAIKAKEGLKSGEGVEHAIFASGCFWGTEHLFTKHYGNLPQFSAISGYIGGHAESPSYRQVCTGATGHAEAVKVTYQAGSVAYAELVEFFYRTHDPTTVDRQGPDTGTQYRSAIFYTTPEQEETAKKVTAEVQEKYLKGRPIVTQIAKAGTFYQAEDYHQNYLDNNPGGYECPTHRFYW